The proteins below come from a single Mycobacterium parmense genomic window:
- a CDS encoding SDR family oxidoreductase, which produces MARIVIIGGHGKVALQLAPILTRRGDDVSSVFRNPDHSDDVAATGANPVVADIEQMDTDALAGLLAGHDAVVFAAGAGGGDPARTYAVDRDAAIRVIDAAERAGVRRFVMVSYFGAGPDHEVPQDDSFFPYAEAKAAADAHLRASDLQWTILGPGRLTLDAPTGQIMLGEGEGKVSRADVASVVAATLADDSTIARTIDFNNGDIPIAEALAS; this is translated from the coding sequence ATGGCACGTATCGTCATCATCGGCGGCCACGGCAAGGTCGCGCTGCAGCTGGCACCCATCCTGACCCGGCGCGGCGACGACGTGAGCTCCGTTTTCCGCAATCCCGACCACTCCGATGACGTCGCGGCCACCGGTGCCAACCCGGTGGTGGCCGACATCGAGCAGATGGACACCGACGCCCTGGCCGGGCTGCTCGCCGGTCACGACGCGGTCGTGTTCGCCGCCGGCGCGGGCGGCGGTGACCCGGCCCGGACGTACGCCGTCGACCGCGACGCGGCGATCCGGGTGATCGACGCCGCGGAGCGGGCCGGGGTGCGGCGGTTCGTGATGGTGTCGTATTTCGGCGCGGGTCCCGATCACGAGGTGCCGCAGGATGATTCGTTCTTTCCCTATGCCGAAGCCAAGGCGGCCGCGGATGCGCACCTGCGCGCGAGCGATCTGCAGTGGACCATCCTGGGGCCCGGCCGCCTGACCCTGGACGCACCGACCGGCCAGATCATGCTGGGCGAGGGTGAGGGCAAGGTATCGCGGGCCGACGTAGCGAGTGTCGTGGCCGCGACGCTGGCGGACGACTCGACGATCGCGCGGACCATCGACTTCAACAACGGCGACATCCCCATCGCCGAGGCGCTGGCCAGCTGA
- a CDS encoding SDR family oxidoreductase translates to MTIVDRLRYDGKRALVVGGATGMGAAAAKSAAELGAEVIVMDYAPVNYDVAKSIQVDLRDTASIDAALEQLGGPVHAVFSAAGIADGTTDLMAINFLGHRHLIERLIEKNHLPSGSAICFISSVAGMGWENDLELLTEFLATPDFASAQEWVKAHEAEGIIHYGFSKKVVNAYVATQGYPLLKKGIRINAICPGPTDTPLAQSNADLWLTFAQDYRDETGSKVHTPEQMGDVMAFLNSAAAFGINGITLLVDYGHTMASLTNAYPPGKPIIDIIMGRVKL, encoded by the coding sequence ATGACCATTGTCGATCGGTTGCGCTACGACGGCAAGCGGGCTCTCGTCGTCGGTGGCGCCACCGGCATGGGCGCCGCCGCGGCCAAGTCGGCGGCCGAGCTCGGCGCCGAGGTGATCGTGATGGATTACGCGCCGGTGAACTACGACGTCGCCAAATCCATCCAGGTCGACCTGCGCGACACCGCATCCATCGACGCCGCGCTCGAGCAGCTGGGTGGCCCGGTCCACGCCGTGTTCTCGGCCGCCGGCATCGCCGACGGGACCACGGACCTGATGGCGATCAACTTCCTCGGCCACCGGCACCTCATCGAGCGACTCATCGAGAAGAACCACCTGCCCTCGGGCTCCGCGATCTGCTTCATCTCCTCCGTCGCCGGCATGGGCTGGGAAAACGACCTGGAACTTTTGACCGAGTTCCTCGCCACACCGGACTTCGCGTCGGCCCAGGAATGGGTCAAGGCGCACGAGGCCGAGGGAATCATCCACTACGGCTTCTCCAAGAAGGTCGTCAACGCCTATGTCGCTACCCAGGGCTACCCGTTGCTGAAGAAGGGCATCCGGATCAACGCGATCTGCCCGGGTCCCACCGACACGCCGCTGGCCCAGTCGAACGCCGACCTGTGGCTCACCTTCGCCCAGGACTACCGCGACGAAACCGGCTCCAAGGTGCACACCCCGGAGCAGATGGGCGACGTGATGGCGTTCCTGAACAGCGCCGCCGCCTTCGGCATCAATGGGATCACGCTGCTGGTCGACTACGGACACACGATGGCCTCGCTGACCAACGCCTACCCGCCGGGAAAGCCGATCATCGACATCATCATGGGGCGCGTCAAGCTCTGA
- a CDS encoding TetR/AcrR family transcriptional regulator: MAGARSSRAVDALDSGTRRTEILETAASLIASSGLRTSLQEIADAAGILPGSLYHHFESKEAILVELSHRYQEDMDRIGRAALSRLDEADARGVSDKIIELGSAIARCAVQHGAAMQMSFYEGPSSDPELVKLARQQPTAIQQAMLQTLRAARWSGYLKADVDLPILADRIFQTMLQVGLAVMRHNAPPDQVAELLCRIMLQGLATRPPTDSALDRSPAFTAANDVIAAWEDDSEADPSDKAAHVRAVARAEFGRKGYEVTTVRDIASAAGLGTGTVYRVIGSKDELLASIMESFGRKVEAGWVNVLRSEATPIEKLDALSWVNVNALDRFSDEFRIQLAWMRQSPPDTPNPGWLYATRLRQMKSLLAEAIKSGEIGVDAPSTAMLARCVIALQWIPENILGAVGTRAALLHARDTVLRGVAVRGR, encoded by the coding sequence ATGGCCGGCGCCAGGTCGTCGCGAGCCGTCGACGCGCTCGATTCCGGGACGCGGCGCACCGAGATCCTCGAGACCGCTGCGTCGTTGATCGCCTCGTCCGGACTGCGGACCTCGCTGCAGGAGATCGCGGACGCCGCCGGCATCCTGCCGGGCAGCCTCTATCATCATTTCGAATCCAAAGAGGCGATCCTCGTCGAGCTGAGCCACCGGTATCAGGAGGACATGGACCGGATCGGCCGGGCCGCCCTGTCCAGATTGGACGAGGCCGACGCGCGAGGCGTTTCCGACAAGATCATCGAGCTCGGCTCGGCGATCGCGCGCTGCGCCGTCCAGCACGGCGCGGCGATGCAGATGTCGTTCTACGAGGGGCCGAGCTCGGATCCGGAGCTGGTCAAGCTGGCCCGGCAGCAGCCGACGGCAATCCAGCAGGCCATGTTGCAGACCCTGCGCGCCGCACGGTGGAGCGGTTACCTCAAGGCCGACGTCGATCTTCCCATCCTGGCCGACCGCATCTTCCAGACGATGCTTCAGGTCGGCCTGGCCGTGATGCGCCACAACGCCCCACCCGACCAGGTCGCCGAACTGCTGTGCCGAATCATGTTGCAGGGGCTGGCAACTCGGCCACCTACCGACTCGGCGTTGGACCGCTCCCCCGCCTTCACCGCCGCCAACGACGTCATCGCCGCGTGGGAAGACGACAGCGAAGCCGACCCCAGCGACAAGGCGGCGCACGTGCGCGCGGTGGCTCGCGCGGAGTTCGGCCGCAAGGGCTACGAGGTCACGACCGTCAGGGACATCGCGTCCGCGGCCGGCCTCGGCACCGGAACCGTCTACCGGGTCATCGGTTCGAAGGACGAACTGCTCGCGTCGATCATGGAGTCCTTCGGGCGCAAGGTCGAGGCGGGCTGGGTGAACGTCCTGCGCTCGGAGGCCACCCCCATCGAGAAGTTGGACGCGCTCAGCTGGGTCAACGTCAACGCGCTCGACCGGTTCTCCGACGAGTTCAGGATTCAGCTCGCCTGGATGCGTCAGTCGCCGCCGGACACACCCAACCCCGGCTGGTTGTATGCCACGCGACTCCGGCAGATGAAATCGCTTCTCGCCGAGGCGATCAAATCCGGAGAGATAGGCGTCGACGCACCGTCGACCGCGATGCTGGCCCGGTGCGTCATCGCCCTGCAGTGGATCCCGGAGAACATCCTGGGCGCAGTGGGCACGCGCGCGGCGCTCCTTCATGCCCGTGACACCGTCCTGCGCGGCGTCGCGGTCCGGGGCAGGTAG
- a CDS encoding acyl-CoA dehydrogenase family protein, producing the protein MNLELTDEQVALRDTTRRFLTEKASVSGHVRPLLDDPTGITEAVWRGLADLGTTGLLVPEELGGAGMTMVEAGVVAEELGAALHPGPWLSTAVAATRALTRLSDGESAGELLSGIADGGTIATVCFPGSYDASVDPHGDDFVVRGEVGGVPDAAAADILLVLAEDGDGTKLFAVQHGSSGVSVAPELGIDRTRKQFRIAFDAALARRLGTVSPEDVAAVIDDTLIATAADALGAARAVMDLAVEYAKTRKQFGQPIGSFQAVQHLCVDMYETVELARSGVIHALWAADNADPDERHLSALRAKAFAGRLATVADTAIQVLGGVGYTWEHDAHLYLKRLLSWSALRGGPDRYLSELGARLASRGRR; encoded by the coding sequence ATGAACCTCGAGCTCACAGACGAACAAGTCGCCCTGCGCGACACCACGCGGCGCTTCCTCACCGAGAAGGCGTCGGTCTCAGGCCACGTGCGACCGCTGCTCGACGATCCGACCGGCATCACCGAAGCGGTGTGGCGCGGCCTCGCCGACCTCGGAACGACCGGGCTGTTGGTGCCGGAGGAACTCGGCGGGGCCGGCATGACGATGGTCGAGGCGGGCGTCGTCGCCGAAGAGCTGGGCGCCGCGCTGCATCCGGGGCCGTGGTTGTCGACCGCGGTGGCCGCCACGCGGGCACTGACCCGGCTGAGCGACGGTGAATCCGCAGGCGAGCTGTTGAGCGGGATCGCGGACGGCGGCACCATCGCCACGGTCTGCTTCCCCGGTTCCTACGACGCTTCCGTTGATCCGCACGGTGACGACTTCGTTGTACGCGGCGAGGTCGGGGGAGTGCCCGATGCGGCTGCCGCCGACATACTCCTGGTGCTGGCCGAGGATGGCGACGGCACAAAGCTTTTCGCGGTGCAGCACGGCTCGTCCGGGGTCTCGGTGGCGCCCGAGCTTGGTATCGACCGGACCCGTAAGCAGTTCCGCATCGCCTTCGACGCGGCACTTGCGCGGCGACTCGGCACGGTGTCCCCCGAAGATGTCGCCGCGGTAATCGACGACACGCTGATCGCGACCGCCGCCGACGCGCTCGGCGCTGCGCGTGCCGTCATGGACCTCGCCGTCGAATACGCAAAAACCAGAAAGCAATTCGGTCAGCCGATCGGCTCGTTCCAGGCGGTCCAACATCTGTGTGTGGACATGTATGAGACCGTCGAGCTGGCCCGCAGCGGTGTGATCCACGCGCTGTGGGCGGCCGACAATGCCGATCCCGACGAGCGCCACCTGTCCGCGCTTCGCGCGAAGGCGTTCGCCGGGCGGCTGGCCACCGTCGCAGACACCGCCATCCAGGTGCTGGGCGGTGTCGGCTACACCTGGGAACACGACGCTCATCTCTACCTCAAGCGCCTGCTGAGCTGGAGCGCACTGCGCGGCGGTCCGGACCGCTACCTCAGCGAACTCGGTGCGCGCCTTGCCAGCAGAGGTCGTCGGTGA
- a CDS encoding acyl-CoA dehydrogenase family protein codes for MDFSYPPEVEKFRGELRDWLSANLTPELVAARRSAGRDDATFEMLRAWNALMADAGWAAVSWPREYGGRGATVLEQLVYTEETTRARAPMPLNVIGLNNIAPAIMQYGTEDQKLRLLPRMMRADDIWCQGMSEPEAGSDLAALRTRAARDGDDFVVNGQKIWTSLGHRADWCQLYVRTDPDAPKHKGISCLIVDMTLPGIEARPLVTLNGDADFAEVFFHDVRVPADALLGPLNAGWHVATTTLSHERAGAARLYAEMQVRLEELVDDIAAHTDALDDAVTLRRLGEIALRIKYLEVLCQRSISATLHGADALGSASLAKTVWGEIGQALAALAFDVLGTSGADAPWANYRLTSRSLTIAGGTSQINKNITAQRVLGLPRK; via the coding sequence GTGGATTTCTCCTACCCACCCGAAGTGGAAAAGTTCCGCGGCGAGCTGCGTGACTGGCTGTCCGCCAATCTGACCCCGGAGTTGGTGGCGGCGCGCCGGTCCGCCGGCCGCGACGACGCCACCTTCGAGATGCTGCGCGCGTGGAACGCGTTGATGGCCGACGCGGGCTGGGCCGCCGTCTCGTGGCCCCGCGAATACGGTGGCCGCGGCGCGACCGTTCTCGAGCAACTGGTCTACACCGAGGAAACCACGCGCGCCCGAGCACCCATGCCGCTCAACGTCATTGGGCTGAACAACATCGCGCCGGCGATCATGCAGTACGGCACCGAAGATCAGAAGCTCAGGCTGCTCCCCCGCATGATGCGCGCCGATGACATCTGGTGCCAAGGCATGTCGGAGCCCGAAGCCGGATCCGACCTCGCGGCGTTGCGCACCCGAGCGGCGCGCGATGGTGACGACTTCGTCGTCAACGGCCAGAAGATCTGGACCTCGCTCGGGCACCGGGCGGACTGGTGCCAGCTCTACGTGCGCACCGATCCCGACGCGCCGAAGCACAAGGGCATCTCCTGCCTGATCGTCGACATGACGCTTCCCGGCATCGAAGCCCGCCCGCTGGTCACGCTCAACGGCGACGCCGATTTCGCCGAGGTGTTCTTTCACGACGTGCGCGTGCCGGCGGACGCGCTGCTCGGGCCGCTGAACGCCGGCTGGCACGTCGCCACCACCACGCTCAGCCACGAGCGCGCAGGAGCGGCCCGCTTGTACGCGGAGATGCAGGTGAGGCTCGAAGAACTGGTCGACGACATCGCCGCACACACCGACGCCCTCGACGACGCGGTGACACTGCGGCGCCTCGGCGAAATCGCGCTCCGCATCAAGTATCTCGAAGTCCTGTGCCAGCGGTCGATCTCGGCGACGCTGCACGGCGCAGACGCTCTGGGCTCGGCCAGCCTCGCCAAGACCGTGTGGGGCGAGATCGGGCAGGCCCTGGCCGCCCTGGCCTTCGACGTGCTGGGCACCAGCGGCGCGGACGCCCCGTGGGCGAACTACCGTCTGACGTCGCGGTCACTGACCATCGCGGGCGGCACGAGCCAGATCAACAAGAACATCACGGCGCAACGCGTACTCGGATTGCCGCGAAAATGA
- a CDS encoding nitric oxide reductase activation protein NorD: protein MFASALAGQPVTVAELQPGEPAWTDGQTIYVDLGTADHATPEALRTVAVQACMIAAGSLDPDVLRPLVRHPRLARRYLAVEAHRALVGNSGLLPASLATAGNRDIASRSTSPAASLKIAQGRAAIDGPPTEFGVIRAAKALAARSRATPRDAAAAGHIPRRDGGKELEELDDGGVDDSDDPDLFTSAVGGGGFIGKWLNKMLSSARKTGSGGGPPGADAPTHRTNSATRGPHAVTSLASPSIADGTDQELAAPDGVTYPEWEAARKRYRPAWCTVREVEPKIRSFSFGASPPFDGAIGLRRPLARLGMGLHRRRRQSQGDDVDIDAAVEARVEVLAGSVPDEAFYLDSLRRRRDLSVLLLIDVSGSAAEPGTVGRTVHEQQRAAVAGLAVALHDLGDRVALYAYYSQGRRAVSIVPVKRFDDHLDSQVMRRLNSLEPGAYSRLGAAIRHGSAVLEARGGTSRRLLVVLSDGLAYDHGYERAYGAADARRALTEARRRGTGCVCLTIGAGTDVQSVRRVFGSTAHATIARPDQLAGVIGPLFRSALRSAEVRRKVS, encoded by the coding sequence ATGTTCGCATCGGCACTCGCGGGCCAACCCGTGACGGTCGCAGAGCTACAACCGGGTGAGCCTGCTTGGACGGACGGCCAGACGATCTATGTCGATCTCGGCACCGCAGACCACGCCACACCCGAAGCCCTCAGAACTGTCGCCGTGCAAGCCTGCATGATCGCCGCGGGCAGCTTGGATCCCGACGTGCTGCGCCCGCTGGTCCGACACCCCCGGCTGGCCAGGCGCTACCTGGCGGTCGAGGCGCACCGCGCCCTGGTCGGCAATAGCGGTTTGCTGCCAGCCAGTTTGGCCACGGCGGGCAACCGGGACATTGCGAGTCGCAGCACCTCGCCCGCCGCCTCCCTGAAAATTGCCCAGGGGCGCGCCGCAATCGACGGGCCGCCGACGGAATTCGGTGTGATCCGTGCCGCGAAGGCGTTGGCCGCCCGCTCTCGAGCGACACCGCGCGACGCGGCTGCGGCCGGACACATCCCGCGGCGCGACGGCGGGAAGGAACTCGAAGAACTCGACGACGGCGGGGTCGACGACTCCGACGATCCGGACCTGTTCACCAGCGCGGTCGGTGGGGGCGGTTTCATCGGCAAATGGCTGAACAAAATGCTGTCGTCCGCGCGTAAGACCGGCAGCGGCGGCGGACCGCCCGGTGCGGATGCCCCGACGCATCGGACGAATTCCGCAACGCGCGGGCCGCACGCGGTGACGTCACTGGCTTCCCCCTCGATCGCGGACGGCACCGATCAAGAGCTCGCCGCCCCGGACGGCGTGACGTATCCGGAATGGGAGGCGGCGCGCAAGAGGTACCGGCCCGCGTGGTGCACCGTGCGCGAGGTCGAGCCGAAGATCAGGTCTTTCTCTTTTGGGGCGAGCCCGCCATTCGACGGCGCGATCGGCCTGCGGCGCCCGCTGGCACGCCTGGGGATGGGCCTGCATCGCCGCCGTCGCCAATCGCAGGGCGACGACGTCGACATCGACGCGGCAGTCGAAGCCCGCGTCGAGGTGCTGGCCGGGTCAGTGCCGGACGAGGCGTTCTATCTCGACAGCCTGCGGCGCCGGCGCGACCTGTCCGTGCTGCTGCTCATTGATGTTTCGGGCTCGGCGGCAGAGCCCGGAACCGTGGGGCGCACGGTCCACGAACAGCAACGTGCCGCGGTCGCAGGCCTCGCCGTGGCCCTGCACGACCTCGGTGACCGAGTCGCGCTGTACGCGTATTACTCGCAAGGCCGTCGCGCGGTGAGCATCGTGCCCGTCAAACGATTCGACGACCACCTCGACTCCCAGGTCATGAGGCGGCTGAACAGCCTGGAACCAGGGGCGTACTCGCGCCTCGGGGCGGCCATCCGGCACGGCTCGGCGGTTCTGGAAGCACGGGGTGGTACGTCGCGGCGGCTGCTGGTGGTGCTCTCCGACGGGCTCGCCTACGACCACGGATACGAGCGGGCCTACGGCGCGGCGGACGCGCGCCGCGCCCTGACGGAGGCCCGTCGCCGTGGCACCGGCTGCGTGTGCCTGACGATAGGCGCGGGCACCGACGTGCAATCGGTGCGCAGAGTCTTCGGTAGCACCGCGCACGCGACGATCGCGCGCCCCGATCAACTTGCCGGCGTGATCGGACCGCTGTTCCGGTCGGCGCTGCGCTCGGCAGAAGTCCGCCGGAAGGTGTCGTGA
- a CDS encoding CbbQ/NirQ/NorQ/GpvN family protein — MARESRLAVRNGASSRKGGRGEVRPYYQAIGSEEAVFKAAYRQGLALVLKGPTGCGKTRFVEAMAHDLGRQLITVACHDDLTTADLVGRYLLQGGETVWVDGPLTRAVREGAICYLDEVVEARQDTTVVLHPLADHRRQLPIERLGVTLDAAPGFGLVVSYNPGYQSVLKDLKDSTRQRMVAIEFGFPAADVEEGIVAHEAGVDAATATELVRFGRAIRRLEAGGLREVASTRVLIAAGRLVAEGLSMREAARAAIAGPLTDDVAVGKALGQMIDIYLGDAAG; from the coding sequence ATGGCGAGGGAGTCCCGGCTTGCGGTCCGAAACGGCGCTTCGTCCAGGAAGGGCGGAAGGGGAGAAGTGCGGCCCTACTACCAGGCGATCGGCAGCGAAGAGGCGGTCTTCAAGGCGGCCTATCGTCAGGGGCTGGCACTCGTCCTGAAGGGCCCGACGGGTTGTGGCAAGACCCGTTTCGTCGAGGCGATGGCCCACGACCTCGGCCGCCAACTGATCACGGTCGCCTGCCATGACGACCTGACCACGGCCGACCTCGTCGGCCGGTATCTGCTGCAGGGTGGCGAAACGGTGTGGGTGGACGGTCCGTTGACCCGGGCGGTGCGCGAGGGGGCGATCTGCTACCTGGACGAAGTGGTGGAAGCCCGGCAGGACACCACCGTCGTGCTGCACCCGCTCGCGGACCATCGCCGGCAGCTGCCGATCGAGCGGCTCGGTGTCACGTTGGACGCCGCACCCGGATTCGGGCTGGTGGTGTCGTACAACCCCGGTTATCAAAGCGTCCTGAAGGACCTCAAGGATTCGACCCGACAGCGGATGGTGGCCATCGAATTCGGTTTCCCCGCAGCGGACGTCGAGGAGGGCATCGTTGCCCACGAAGCGGGCGTCGACGCCGCCACCGCAACGGAGCTGGTGCGTTTCGGGCGGGCGATCCGCAGGCTGGAAGCCGGCGGGCTGCGTGAGGTGGCGTCGACCCGCGTGCTGATCGCAGCGGGGAGGCTCGTCGCCGAGGGGCTGAGCATGCGGGAGGCGGCCCGGGCCGCGATCGCCGGACCGCTCACCGACGACGTGGCGGTGGGCAAGGCGCTGGGGCAGATGATCGACATCTACCTGGGGGATGCGGCGGGATGA
- a CDS encoding ABC transporter substrate-binding protein, which produces MSYESSAEPIKIGYLMDFTLPPGFPDELQASFTRCFDLIFEEAVAQGVIDRPVQMIYREVEGLPKGSVKAVIDAFGELVDDGCLVVFGPHITDNCVPTREAIEERFKVPAISVTGTDDWLGEWTFAFPQGSMTDEPIFIADLVAKRGLWEIGVLVEQNLIGESYLKNLRGACRRNGIRIVAEAPIAQTAQDINEAVRTLHDAKAQAIVHLGFGFGIVFINPALQAVDWDPPRFTTTAFQNAWVNPIMWDAFMGWIGVDQYDEANKAGQDFLDRYAQKYDGSRPEYCVSVVNRDVAATLVRAFADAHPLSPRGVKEALERVKMMPAASGSPGTRVSFGKWTRRAWMGAGYLVARNLDADGTNSHLVDRFGE; this is translated from the coding sequence GTGTCCTACGAAAGCAGTGCGGAGCCGATCAAGATCGGCTACCTGATGGATTTCACCCTTCCGCCGGGCTTTCCCGACGAATTGCAGGCGAGCTTCACCCGCTGTTTCGACCTCATCTTCGAGGAGGCCGTCGCGCAGGGCGTCATCGATCGCCCGGTGCAGATGATCTACCGCGAGGTGGAGGGACTGCCCAAGGGATCGGTAAAGGCGGTGATCGACGCCTTCGGCGAGCTTGTCGACGACGGCTGCCTGGTGGTCTTCGGGCCGCATATCACCGACAACTGCGTCCCCACCCGCGAGGCGATCGAGGAGCGGTTCAAGGTCCCGGCCATCAGCGTCACCGGCACCGACGATTGGCTGGGCGAATGGACATTCGCGTTCCCGCAGGGCTCCATGACCGATGAGCCGATCTTCATCGCGGACCTGGTCGCCAAGCGGGGGCTGTGGGAGATCGGGGTCCTGGTGGAGCAGAACCTGATTGGCGAGAGCTATCTCAAGAACTTGCGCGGTGCCTGTCGGCGCAACGGGATTCGCATCGTTGCGGAGGCGCCGATCGCCCAGACGGCGCAGGACATCAACGAAGCCGTGCGAACCCTGCACGATGCGAAAGCGCAAGCCATCGTCCATCTGGGTTTCGGCTTCGGGATCGTGTTCATCAACCCGGCGCTGCAGGCCGTCGATTGGGATCCGCCGCGCTTCACCACGACGGCCTTCCAGAACGCGTGGGTGAACCCGATCATGTGGGACGCGTTCATGGGCTGGATCGGCGTCGACCAGTACGACGAGGCCAACAAGGCCGGCCAGGACTTCCTGGACCGTTACGCACAGAAGTACGACGGCAGCCGCCCCGAATATTGCGTCTCGGTGGTGAACCGCGATGTCGCCGCCACACTGGTGCGCGCGTTCGCCGACGCTCACCCGCTCAGCCCGCGTGGGGTCAAGGAGGCGCTGGAGCGGGTGAAGATGATGCCCGCCGCTTCGGGCTCCCCGGGCACCCGCGTGTCGTTCGGCAAGTGGACCCGCCGGGCCTGGATGGGCGCCGGCTATCTGGTGGCGCGCAACCTCGACGCCGACGGGACCAACTCGCACTTGGTCGATCGGTTCGGAGAGTGA
- a CDS encoding spirocyclase AveC family protein has translation MSTGQSTSLGAQEKSASPQRKDKRGWGGWVAGAALAAFALFFIANCRVALDPRVANPNVRGRPRPVRFMFGLDYITFLDAATVVALITLLVVFIRGWRRNPGSPVMLMFLCTTLIVWQDPIMNWAPFAVYNPDLVHWPESWPLVSLSPTVEPFVVFGYVMFYFGPYFPAIWILRKLQAKYGPAGYVSRHPLVSLGLTTLVIGFIFDAFLENILIHWGMYIYSQVIPWGSVFTGTTFQFPLIWESFSVCFVMVPAAILCYRDDTGKSVAEKLAAKAKIFPGKPVLGTFLVMFVIINVSYFAYGAWFAVIKISHAATSVACPWPYPEAKVYDPQGYYEEAGAPGPYSVGIWSTWASGEPNGRPHVQPPPPGEGPCATFNSGNNG, from the coding sequence ATGAGTACCGGTCAATCCACATCGCTTGGCGCACAGGAGAAGTCGGCGTCACCGCAACGAAAGGACAAGCGTGGCTGGGGCGGCTGGGTCGCCGGCGCCGCCCTGGCGGCGTTCGCGCTCTTCTTCATCGCGAACTGCCGTGTCGCCCTCGATCCCCGCGTCGCCAACCCGAATGTGCGGGGCCGGCCGCGCCCGGTGAGGTTCATGTTCGGGCTGGACTACATCACCTTCCTGGACGCCGCCACGGTGGTGGCGCTGATCACGCTGTTGGTCGTCTTCATCAGAGGCTGGCGACGCAATCCCGGTAGCCCGGTGATGTTGATGTTCCTGTGTACGACGCTGATCGTGTGGCAGGACCCGATCATGAACTGGGCGCCCTTCGCCGTCTACAACCCCGATCTCGTCCACTGGCCGGAGTCATGGCCGCTGGTGTCGCTGTCGCCCACCGTCGAACCATTCGTGGTCTTCGGTTACGTGATGTTCTACTTCGGCCCGTACTTCCCGGCGATCTGGATCCTGCGCAAGCTGCAGGCGAAGTACGGACCCGCGGGCTATGTGTCGCGGCATCCCCTGGTCAGCCTCGGTCTGACCACGCTGGTGATCGGTTTCATCTTCGATGCGTTCCTGGAAAACATTCTGATCCACTGGGGCATGTACATCTACTCCCAGGTGATCCCCTGGGGCTCGGTGTTCACCGGCACGACCTTCCAGTTCCCGCTGATCTGGGAGTCGTTCTCGGTGTGCTTCGTGATGGTGCCCGCCGCGATCCTGTGCTACCGCGACGACACCGGAAAGTCGGTGGCCGAGAAACTGGCAGCCAAAGCCAAGATCTTCCCGGGAAAGCCGGTGCTGGGCACCTTCCTGGTGATGTTCGTGATCATCAACGTCTCCTACTTCGCCTACGGCGCCTGGTTCGCCGTCATCAAGATCAGCCACGCGGCCACCTCGGTGGCCTGCCCGTGGCCGTATCCGGAAGCCAAAGTGTATGACCCGCAAGGGTATTACGAGGAGGCGGGCGCGCCGGGCCCGTACTCCGTCGGAATCTGGTCGACCTGGGCGAGCGGGGAGCCGAACGGGCGGCCGCACGTTCAACCACCACCGCCGGGCGAAGGCCCCTGTGCGACTTTCAATTCCGGCAACAATGGCTGA